Proteins encoded together in one Candidatus Methylomirabilota bacterium window:
- a CDS encoding PAS domain S-box protein, with product MRRWTRIWSRFGGPLLTVAAVAVIELLSETVRRIADPHAILLLATVYSTFNGGLRQGLISAGITAVYLAYFFSVPGQSFRYGAEELQRVLVWAIAAPAMVLMVGLMKRRADRASDEIVRRERDHSVSLEGLLAERQRAEQALRASEERYRLLFERNLAGIFRSQRDGRMLECNTALVHILGFASRDELLAHNAAGFYADLGDRERLLKLLQPGVVVSNHEVRWRRADGRLIWVLVNVREVVEGSSTYLEGIVIDITDRKRGESATLI from the coding sequence ATGAGACGCTGGACTAGGATCTGGAGCCGCTTCGGAGGGCCGCTGCTGACCGTTGCGGCCGTGGCCGTCATCGAGCTGCTTTCGGAGACCGTCCGGCGCATCGCCGACCCCCACGCGATCCTCCTGCTGGCCACGGTGTACTCGACGTTCAACGGGGGCCTGCGCCAGGGGCTGATCAGCGCCGGGATCACGGCGGTCTATCTGGCATACTTCTTCTCGGTCCCGGGCCAGTCCTTCCGGTACGGTGCCGAAGAACTGCAGCGCGTGCTGGTGTGGGCCATCGCCGCGCCCGCGATGGTGCTGATGGTCGGGCTCATGAAGCGCCGGGCCGACCGAGCCTCCGACGAAATCGTGCGCCGAGAGCGCGATCACTCGGTCTCCCTGGAGGGCTTGCTGGCCGAGCGCCAGCGCGCCGAGCAGGCGTTGCGGGCCTCCGAAGAGCGCTACCGGTTGCTCTTCGAGCGAAACCTGGCCGGCATCTTCCGGTCGCAGCGAGACGGGCGCATGCTGGAATGCAACACCGCGCTCGTGCACATCCTGGGATTCGCCTCCCGTGACGAGCTGCTGGCGCACAACGCCGCGGGGTTCTACGCCGACCTGGGAGACCGTGAGCGCCTGTTGAAGCTGCTCCAGCCGGGGGTGGTCGTCAGCAACCACGAGGTCCGGTGGCGGCGGGCCGATGGCCGGCTGATCTGGGTGCTGGTCAACGTGCGCGAGGTCGTCGAGGGGTCGTCCACGTACCTCGAAGGCATCGTGATCGACATTACGGACCGAAAGCGTGGCGAGTCTGCGACTCTGATCTGA